One window of Desulfovibrio subterraneus genomic DNA carries:
- a CDS encoding glycerophosphodiester phosphodiesterase: MLPNVSTMNIAHRGAQGVCPENTLLAAGMGLAYGAHMWELDVSMTKDGVLVVIHDDTLERTTNAAQLPAFAGRAPWRVCDFTYDELKTLDAGSWYVQTDPFGQIAAGAVDDDDIASYKELRIPTLREALEFTRDAGWCVNVEIKDHAHLIGHNVIAEATLDCIRDTDMVESVLLSSFQYRYLEQAGIMLPEIPLGVLVYDEPVADPVALVRSLKAQAYHPWRKNVTEEVVDRLRDAGFGVNVYTVNDAAEMAELASWGVTGLFTDFPLLCWGVLQGELFG; this comes from the coding sequence ATGCTGCCAAACGTTAGCACGATGAATATCGCCCACAGGGGGGCACAGGGAGTGTGTCCGGAAAACACCCTGCTTGCCGCAGGCATGGGGCTCGCCTATGGCGCGCACATGTGGGAGCTTGATGTCAGCATGACAAAGGACGGCGTACTTGTGGTCATACACGATGATACGCTGGAAAGAACCACCAATGCGGCGCAGCTGCCTGCCTTTGCGGGGCGTGCTCCGTGGCGGGTATGCGACTTTACCTACGATGAACTTAAAACGCTGGACGCCGGATCGTGGTATGTGCAGACCGATCCCTTCGGGCAGATTGCGGCCGGTGCCGTGGATGACGATGACATTGCGTCCTACAAGGAACTCAGGATTCCCACCCTGCGTGAGGCGCTTGAGTTTACCCGCGATGCGGGCTGGTGCGTGAATGTGGAGATAAAGGACCACGCCCACCTCATTGGCCATAACGTCATTGCCGAGGCCACGCTGGACTGCATACGCGATACGGACATGGTGGAAAGTGTGTTGCTTTCCTCATTCCAGTACAGATATCTGGAGCAGGCCGGAATCATGCTGCCGGAGATTCCGCTTGGCGTGCTGGTCTATGATGAGCCTGTTGCGGACCCTGTTGCCCTTGTCCGTTCGCTGAAGGCGCAGGCGTACCATCCGTGGCGGAAAAATGTGACCGAAGAGGTGGTGGACCGGCTGCGCGATGCAGGGTTCGGCGTGAACGTGTACACCGTGAACGACGCTGCAGAAATGGCGGAACTTGCCTCGTGGGGTGTTACAGGGTTGTTTACGGATTTTCCTCTGTTATGCTGGGGCGTTTTACAAGGTGAACTGTTCGGATGA
- a CDS encoding FG-GAP-like repeat-containing protein — protein MAEIGSVVSSAGKVVAVLDGAERVLSAGSGVFEGEAIRTGDGASVEIRFDDETVLSQGPNSELTLDSYVYNPNAPAQSSFLFKMAQGTYRMATGQIAEDNPDGVRLESPLATIGIRGTTTVSRILPDGTELHAAESLSGGRSIILQDQFGNQQLITFTSGGVPFNPNIPMGAVITVPRSVFDAIRASAPLTSRGEPPAGGAGNGDAGGDKQGVSGEGGAGPEPDGPGPDGAGPDGPGPDGAGPDGQGADGQGPADTAALSLIGGDALAALLGLPDGTLDFLTQGALGRGDITEATDPAELLERLIAALISSSHGLPGEGTDTQNTLETETNTTPAEQTVTPPVSGVNIITGTSGPDLLKGTSGSDSISGLGGDDTLVGNRGADTLVGGKGDDTIYGSEQGQEDRLKVMATVTHDGDSLEDGAFARIDTDSDYEVVLLAQDSGGNSTLTWYETSLNPLTHAISLTEHVIDTISNDYPTSALAVGDSDNDGDNDIFLGMEGGQILRYENLGNGTFAQDTVNTLDSLSGSVDKMLVTDLDGDGQVDDLVVRGSGNGGELVWYTNGAGTPQTIQGALGGSDILAVAEVNSADGNYREVFTQYGSHLKCFHYDGSNWGYSVVEANVTGSQQRMALGDVDGDGDLDLFFSDDDTLRLYMNNGGSYSESSVSLQTPGVAIAALAVGDFIGNSDLDLLVATANDLYIYHNVNDGQWFEKTALLSTDNTIDDVMVGDFDGDGKADDVVIHYTGGTDSAVIYENLLSEAEQNTVSYKLSATPVTVDLREGVATSDVGGDGTDSLHLVDNIIGSAASDSLGNGDTLYGNGFDNKISGLAGNDSIEGGGGDDSLSGDEGSDYIIGGMGNDLISGGAGNDVLFGDEDQNGVAYGHDSISGGSGNDEIHGGYWDDLLLGNSGTDQLFGDDGNDTLWGGTGGDSLTGGNGDDVFYYSSQLDAGDVVNDFNNSDDTFSFLSSQFGSLAHNAALSAGNFVYWVKADHYGQSFTEAGGTFAGGTAGFVYEVTDSNAAYGNLYFDNDTGHTGDEVLIATVTQTTAGSAGAMAASDIYLTDTPFTDPNAIV, from the coding sequence ATGGCAGAGATCGGAAGTGTCGTATCCTCAGCGGGCAAGGTTGTTGCCGTTCTCGATGGCGCGGAACGCGTGCTTTCTGCCGGAAGCGGCGTGTTTGAAGGCGAAGCCATCAGGACGGGCGACGGTGCCTCGGTCGAAATCCGGTTTGATGATGAAACCGTTCTTTCGCAGGGTCCCAACAGTGAACTGACCCTCGATTCCTACGTTTACAATCCCAATGCTCCGGCGCAGAGCAGCTTTCTTTTCAAGATGGCACAGGGTACCTACCGCATGGCCACCGGCCAGATTGCCGAAGACAATCCGGATGGTGTACGTCTCGAATCCCCCCTTGCCACCATCGGCATACGCGGTACAACCACCGTTTCCCGCATTCTTCCGGACGGAACCGAGCTGCACGCTGCGGAATCGCTTTCGGGCGGCCGTTCCATCATCCTGCAGGACCAGTTCGGCAACCAGCAGCTAATAACTTTCACCAGCGGCGGCGTGCCTTTTAATCCGAATATCCCCATGGGAGCGGTTATTACCGTCCCCCGGAGTGTCTTCGATGCCATTCGGGCCAGTGCTCCGCTTACCTCACGGGGCGAGCCTCCGGCTGGCGGGGCGGGCAATGGGGACGCTGGCGGCGATAAGCAGGGCGTAAGCGGTGAAGGTGGGGCTGGACCGGAACCAGATGGGCCGGGACCAGACGGAGCGGGACCAGATGGACCGGGACCAGACGGAGCGGGACCGGACGGGCAAGGAGCGGACGGGCAGGGGCCTGCAGATACCGCCGCGCTCAGTCTTATCGGCGGTGACGCGCTCGCCGCTCTGCTTGGACTGCCGGATGGCACGCTCGATTTTCTGACGCAGGGAGCTCTCGGGCGGGGCGATATCACCGAGGCCACTGATCCCGCCGAGCTTCTCGAAAGGCTGATAGCAGCTCTGATTTCCAGTTCTCACGGGCTTCCGGGCGAAGGAACCGACACGCAGAATACCCTTGAGACTGAAACAAACACCACGCCTGCAGAGCAGACCGTCACACCACCCGTGAGCGGCGTGAACATAATCACAGGTACATCCGGACCGGATCTGCTGAAAGGCACCAGTGGCAGTGACAGCATTTCGGGCTTGGGCGGCGACGATACGCTTGTGGGCAACCGCGGGGCAGATACGCTTGTCGGCGGCAAGGGTGACGACACCATTTATGGCTCGGAACAGGGACAGGAAGATCGCCTGAAGGTCATGGCAACCGTGACGCACGATGGTGATTCGCTGGAAGACGGCGCGTTCGCCCGAATCGACACAGACAGCGATTATGAAGTGGTCTTGCTCGCACAGGACTCAGGGGGCAACAGCACTCTTACCTGGTACGAGACTTCCCTGAATCCCCTCACGCACGCCATATCCCTCACCGAACATGTCATAGACACCATCTCGAACGATTATCCAACCTCGGCGCTTGCCGTTGGGGATTCCGATAATGACGGGGACAATGACATCTTTCTCGGCATGGAAGGCGGGCAGATTCTCCGGTATGAAAATCTGGGGAACGGCACCTTTGCGCAGGATACCGTCAACACCCTCGATTCCCTGAGCGGAAGCGTGGACAAGATGTTGGTCACCGATCTGGACGGCGACGGTCAGGTTGACGATCTCGTTGTGCGCGGTTCGGGCAATGGCGGTGAGCTGGTCTGGTATACGAACGGGGCAGGCACACCGCAGACTATTCAGGGAGCACTCGGTGGCAGCGATATTCTTGCAGTTGCAGAGGTCAACAGCGCAGACGGCAACTATCGCGAGGTGTTCACCCAGTACGGCTCGCACCTCAAGTGTTTCCATTATGACGGTTCAAACTGGGGCTATTCGGTTGTCGAAGCCAATGTGACCGGTTCGCAGCAGAGAATGGCCTTGGGCGATGTGGACGGAGATGGCGACCTTGACCTGTTCTTCTCCGACGATGATACCCTGCGCCTGTACATGAATAACGGTGGTTCCTATTCGGAAAGCTCGGTCTCGCTACAGACCCCGGGCGTTGCCATCGCGGCTCTGGCCGTGGGCGACTTCATCGGGAACAGCGACCTTGATCTGCTCGTGGCCACGGCCAACGATCTGTATATCTATCACAACGTAAATGACGGGCAGTGGTTCGAGAAAACTGCGCTGCTGTCGACCGACAACACCATCGACGATGTCATGGTGGGTGACTTTGATGGCGACGGAAAAGCGGACGATGTGGTCATCCACTATACAGGCGGCACTGATTCGGCCGTGATTTATGAGAATCTGCTCAGTGAGGCGGAACAGAATACGGTGAGCTACAAGCTCTCCGCCACGCCGGTAACAGTGGATCTGCGTGAGGGCGTTGCCACCTCCGACGTGGGAGGCGACGGCACGGATTCGTTGCACCTTGTGGATAACATCATCGGTTCTGCGGCCTCCGATTCGCTCGGCAACGGCGATACCCTGTACGGAAACGGGTTCGACAACAAGATTTCAGGCCTTGCCGGTAATGACAGCATAGAAGGTGGGGGCGGAGACGACTCTCTTTCCGGCGACGAGGGATCCGATTACATCATCGGCGGCATGGGCAATGACCTTATCTCCGGCGGGGCGGGCAATGACGTGCTGTTCGGCGATGAAGATCAAAACGGTGTGGCGTATGGCCACGATAGTATTTCCGGCGGCTCCGGAAATGACGAGATTCATGGGGGCTACTGGGACGATCTGCTGCTCGGCAATTCCGGCACGGATCAGCTGTTCGGTGATGACGGAAACGACACCCTCTGGGGGGGAACAGGCGGAGACTCCCTTACCGGCGGTAACGGGGATGATGTATTCTATTACTCATCACAGCTGGATGCCGGAGATGTGGTAAACGACTTCAACAATTCGGACGACACTTTCAGCTTCCTGAGTTCTCAGTTCGGCTCGCTGGCGCATAATGCCGCGCTTTCAGCGGGCAACTTTGTCTACTGGGTCAAGGCAGACCACTATGGCCAGAGCTTCACCGAGGCTGGCGGCACCTTTGCAGGTGGTACTGCCGGATTCGTATACGAAGTGACAGACAGTAATGCCGCTTACGGCAACCTGTATTTCGACAATGATACGGGCCACACCGGCGATGAAGTGCTCATTGCTACGGTTACGCAGACCACGGCAGGCAGTGCCGGTGCCATGGCCGCCTCAGATATATATCTGACGGACACGCCGTTCACAGACCCGAACGCCATCGTTTGA
- a CDS encoding ABC transporter substrate binding protein, translating to MNLQSTAIRILKYLLPCLIFLGFSMISEASGAYRVLQLNSYHPEFPTAGLVHDGAMSVFAPVGVEMDVEYLDTKRHPDEQITELAAKPLAYKLQRRPAYAAVLTSDDNALHFALRYRDTLFKGLPIVFCGVNDVDFALSMNGDPGVTGVIEAVSLKPTIDLIFTLSPSVKRVIAIADDTLSGRGDLRSFLQLKGEYPSGTLDAMDLARLSWNELEEQLKHLQQDTALLLLSAYGDVRGVRYDFATGMKRVVSASPVPVYHLWRHGIGGGLMGGIVVSHYHQARAAALMVLDILHNGKSPGSIPVTDKSPNVCMFDASLMARWHLDVSRLPSGAELVNPVPHSFTRILSDSRAMYVAMAVILAGVAGLVVLFRHRKHLQRMEAQNRLDAARRGLLDSQESFKSIIDSLPEALVLLDCDGRIVDWNRNAEQWATIPGKLGAGKDFFTIFSSLPLAPSRIDLVLARREAVHISNSPVMLGGVAVYADILVCPVRSSESDRVLVRCVDVSGQVRIVQYLMGAEWLFSLGGTVSEVTKSINSPLSAILLDVQNIHRRLGGSLPENEETARLCGTSMEAITAYCNRRGISGMLSGLREASEGMARVSAELSVFMNEERNKLSSVNLGELVRKAANLAATEAWLGVAGNERGVRFVFSEEGKPEVLFVREELELALLCFFRWHGKICADVWQSGEIELAVTASASQSEIEVRVRNPVMEYNEQLRMLPDAFAQRQMLLVPYMGAELTLVYLLFVLRHNGSLAVHEHPAGGVVTSLRLPAGS from the coding sequence ATGAATCTGCAATCCACTGCCATACGGATACTGAAATATCTGCTGCCCTGCCTGATTTTTCTGGGATTCTCCATGATTTCAGAGGCGTCCGGTGCATATAGGGTTCTGCAACTCAATTCCTATCATCCCGAATTTCCCACGGCCGGTCTGGTGCACGATGGTGCCATGTCCGTATTTGCGCCCGTGGGCGTGGAGATGGATGTTGAATACCTCGATACAAAGCGTCATCCGGACGAACAGATAACTGAGCTGGCGGCAAAACCCCTCGCCTACAAACTGCAGAGGCGTCCTGCCTATGCTGCGGTGCTTACCTCGGACGATAACGCCCTGCATTTTGCCCTGCGCTACAGGGATACGCTTTTCAAGGGCCTTCCCATAGTCTTCTGCGGGGTGAATGACGTGGACTTTGCCTTGTCCATGAACGGGGACCCGGGTGTCACCGGCGTCATTGAAGCCGTTTCGCTGAAGCCGACCATCGACCTCATCTTCACCCTGAGTCCTTCCGTCAAACGGGTCATAGCCATAGCGGATGACACGTTGAGCGGCAGGGGCGATTTGCGGTCCTTCCTGCAGCTGAAGGGCGAGTATCCCTCCGGCACGCTGGATGCGATGGACCTTGCCCGGCTGAGCTGGAACGAGCTTGAGGAACAGCTGAAGCATCTGCAGCAGGATACGGCGCTGCTGCTCCTCTCGGCATACGGAGATGTCCGCGGAGTCCGTTATGACTTTGCAACGGGGATGAAGAGAGTCGTTTCCGCCAGTCCCGTGCCGGTATATCATCTCTGGCGGCATGGCATAGGCGGCGGACTCATGGGGGGCATAGTGGTCAGCCACTACCATCAGGCCCGTGCGGCTGCTTTGATGGTGCTTGATATTCTGCACAACGGCAAATCTCCCGGCAGCATTCCGGTGACAGATAAAAGCCCCAACGTGTGCATGTTCGATGCCTCGCTCATGGCCCGCTGGCATCTTGATGTCTCGCGTCTGCCATCCGGTGCGGAGCTTGTGAATCCTGTTCCTCATTCTTTTACCCGCATTCTTTCAGACTCAAGAGCCATGTACGTGGCTATGGCCGTTATTCTTGCCGGAGTTGCGGGCCTGGTAGTGCTGTTCAGGCATAGAAAGCACTTACAGCGTATGGAGGCGCAGAACAGGCTTGATGCGGCACGCAGGGGGCTGCTGGATTCACAGGAATCTTTCAAATCCATCATAGACAGCCTGCCGGAAGCGCTTGTGTTACTGGACTGCGATGGACGCATTGTGGACTGGAACCGGAATGCGGAGCAGTGGGCGACAATTCCCGGCAAGCTTGGGGCAGGGAAGGACTTCTTCACCATTTTCTCTTCTCTGCCGCTGGCACCATCGCGGATTGATCTTGTCCTGGCGCGCAGAGAGGCTGTGCACATATCGAACAGCCCTGTCATGCTCGGCGGTGTGGCTGTGTATGCCGATATTCTTGTCTGTCCCGTCCGTTCTTCGGAAAGCGACAGGGTGCTGGTGCGATGCGTGGATGTCAGCGGGCAGGTGCGTATTGTCCAGTATCTGATGGGAGCCGAATGGCTTTTCTCGCTCGGCGGAACTGTTTCGGAGGTGACGAAGTCGATCAACAGCCCTCTGTCCGCCATTTTGCTGGATGTGCAGAATATTCATCGCAGGCTGGGCGGCAGTCTGCCGGAGAATGAAGAAACTGCCCGGCTTTGCGGTACTTCCATGGAAGCCATTACCGCATACTGTAACCGCAGGGGGATAAGCGGCATGCTGTCGGGCCTTCGCGAGGCAAGCGAGGGCATGGCGAGGGTGAGCGCAGAACTTTCCGTCTTTATGAACGAAGAGAGAAACAAGCTCTCTTCCGTGAATCTTGGTGAACTGGTCCGCAAGGCAGCCAATCTGGCTGCCACTGAGGCATGGCTGGGCGTTGCAGGCAATGAGCGCGGAGTGCGGTTTGTCTTTTCGGAAGAAGGAAAACCCGAGGTGCTGTTTGTGCGCGAAGAGCTTGAACTGGCGCTGCTCTGTTTCTTCAGGTGGCACGGCAAGATATGCGCCGATGTATGGCAGTCGGGCGAGATAGAACTTGCAGTCACAGCCTCGGCATCACAGAGCGAGATCGAAGTTCGTGTCCGCAACCCCGTGATGGAATACAACGAACAGCTCCGCATGCTGCCCGATGCCTTTGCACAGCGCCAGATGCTTCTTGTGCCGTACATGGGGGCGGAGCTGACCCTGGTGTACCTGCTCTTCGTTCTGCGGCACAACGGCTCTCTGGCTGTGCATGAACATCCCGCCGGAGGCGTGGTCACATCCCTCCGGCTGCCGGCGGGGAGTTGA
- the rarD gene encoding EamA family transporter RarD, which yields MKTDSASAASSGMAAACVAFVMWGLLPLYWKMLGGVPATEILCHRIMWSAVFVGGIVTFTGRWKELKEALHSRKTLLTMTCSSVLIGINWWLYIWAVNSGHVLETSLGYYINPLVNIMLGFLLFRDRLRPVQLVAIALAAGGVVYQLVQFGRLPWVALSLAFSFSFYGLLRKIASVESIPGLMFETLVLTPLVTGYLVYLHVQGTGAFGTMGVTIDLLLAGAGVATSLPLVGFAYGARRIRLVTLGLLQYVAPSIAFLLGVYVFKEEFTVDHLITFGCIWSALLLYSGEGIFRNRFLKRK from the coding sequence ATGAAAACGGATTCTGCCTCTGCAGCCTCTTCGGGAATGGCTGCCGCCTGTGTGGCCTTTGTCATGTGGGGATTGCTGCCCCTGTACTGGAAAATGCTCGGCGGGGTACCCGCAACCGAGATTCTCTGCCACCGTATTATGTGGTCTGCCGTGTTTGTGGGCGGCATTGTGACTTTCACCGGAAGATGGAAGGAACTGAAAGAAGCCCTGCACTCGCGTAAAACCCTGCTCACAATGACCTGCAGCAGTGTGCTTATAGGCATCAACTGGTGGCTGTATATCTGGGCGGTGAACAGCGGGCATGTGCTGGAAACAAGCCTTGGTTACTATATCAACCCGCTTGTGAACATCATGCTCGGCTTTCTGCTTTTCCGCGACCGCCTGCGTCCCGTACAGCTTGTGGCCATAGCGCTTGCCGCCGGCGGCGTTGTCTACCAGCTTGTGCAGTTCGGGCGGCTGCCGTGGGTCGCGCTCAGCCTCGCCTTTTCGTTCAGCTTCTACGGTCTGCTCCGCAAAATCGCCTCTGTGGAATCCATTCCCGGCCTCATGTTTGAAACACTGGTGCTCACCCCGCTTGTTACGGGCTATCTGGTGTATCTGCATGTGCAGGGTACAGGGGCTTTCGGCACCATGGGAGTGACGATCGACCTTCTGCTGGCCGGTGCCGGTGTGGCGACATCGCTTCCCCTTGTCGGTTTTGCTTATGGCGCACGCCGCATCAGGCTGGTCACATTGGGGCTGCTGCAATATGTGGCACCCAGCATTGCCTTTTTGCTCGGGGTGTACGTGTTCAAGGAAGAGTTCACCGTTGACCATCTGATCACCTTCGGCTGTATATGGTCGGCCCTTCTGCTGTATTCGGGCGAAGGCATCTTCAGGAACAGATTTCTGAAGCGGAAGTAG
- a CDS encoding methyl-accepting chemotaxis protein, with protein MKNLKLAWKLAIGFGALIGLTLVVAWVGLSGIWGIEERVGKADDMNRLVKLIMDARLQEKNFIIRRDDESRKKHAEIIVSMHKQIADSRVKFSDPVNLKQMDDVSAAVGKYDSSFLLYVKGSNERFAMMDKMRANAQAVLSEAEDIRANLKQQLVQLRAAGAASALVDLKLRNADDANRIIKWFLDARKNEKELIISSDAKYAAAVDDDMAKVLELTADLRTRLESKENLASIDALKASVKTYHDGFRLYHGMMQEQDKANTNMIASAREARAICEEARNNQKDKMDAQIQSAVSIMSAMSAFAIVVAVLLAVFITRGITVPLAKGIAFAQLLSGGDLRATVDVNQRDEVGMLADALRTMVGRLREVVGEVQSAAENVSSGSEELAASSTSMSQGATEQAAAVEEISSSMEEMASNIRQNAENAAQTEQMSLKAARDAEEGGRAVSRTVEAMNKIAEKISIIEEIARQTNLLALNAAIEAARAGEHGKGFAVVASEVRKLAERSGEAAAEISELSSSSVQVAQAAGEMLNKIVPDIQKTANLVQEIAAASNEQNSGAEQINKAIQQLDTVVQQNASASEEMASTSEELASQAEQLMQNIAFFKIDHHSGSSVHAQAPRQVKAGYAQPARNKAGGGAGKPRKLAASGKSSGGASGASSGAGIALDMKEASDDDFERF; from the coding sequence ATGAAGAATCTTAAGCTGGCCTGGAAATTGGCCATCGGTTTCGGCGCGTTGATAGGTCTTACTCTGGTTGTCGCCTGGGTGGGACTGAGCGGCATATGGGGCATTGAAGAGCGGGTGGGCAAGGCGGACGACATGAACCGGCTGGTCAAGTTGATCATGGATGCCCGTCTGCAGGAAAAGAACTTCATTATCCGGCGAGACGATGAATCACGTAAGAAGCATGCTGAGATCATCGTGTCCATGCACAAGCAGATTGCAGACAGCAGGGTCAAGTTCAGCGATCCCGTCAATCTGAAACAGATGGATGATGTTTCCGCTGCGGTAGGCAAATACGACTCGTCCTTCCTGCTGTATGTGAAGGGGAGTAACGAACGTTTTGCCATGATGGATAAGATGCGGGCGAACGCGCAGGCAGTGCTGTCTGAAGCGGAAGACATCCGCGCCAATCTCAAGCAGCAGCTGGTTCAGTTGCGGGCCGCCGGAGCCGCATCGGCCCTTGTGGACCTGAAGCTGCGCAATGCCGATGACGCAAACCGTATCATCAAGTGGTTCCTTGATGCCCGCAAGAACGAAAAGGAACTGATCATCTCTTCCGATGCCAAATACGCCGCAGCGGTGGACGATGACATGGCCAAAGTTCTGGAGCTGACAGCCGACCTGCGCACCCGTCTTGAGAGCAAGGAGAACCTTGCATCCATAGATGCGCTCAAGGCTTCGGTGAAGACATATCACGATGGCTTCCGCCTGTACCACGGCATGATGCAGGAACAGGACAAGGCTAACACCAACATGATTGCGAGCGCGCGCGAAGCACGCGCCATTTGCGAAGAAGCGCGTAATAACCAGAAGGACAAAATGGATGCCCAGATTCAGAGCGCGGTATCCATAATGAGCGCTATGTCCGCATTTGCCATTGTTGTTGCCGTGCTGCTTGCGGTGTTCATTACCAGAGGAATCACCGTTCCGTTGGCAAAGGGCATTGCCTTTGCGCAGCTGCTTTCCGGTGGCGACCTGCGGGCAACCGTGGACGTGAACCAGCGGGATGAAGTGGGCATGCTTGCCGATGCCCTGCGCACCATGGTGGGCCGTCTGCGTGAGGTGGTGGGTGAGGTGCAGAGCGCTGCCGAAAATGTTTCGTCCGGCAGCGAAGAGCTTGCCGCCTCAAGCACCAGCATGTCTCAGGGAGCAACCGAACAGGCTGCCGCAGTGGAAGAGATTTCTTCCTCCATGGAGGAAATGGCCTCCAACATTCGGCAGAATGCCGAAAACGCAGCCCAGACCGAGCAGATGTCGCTTAAGGCCGCCAGAGACGCGGAAGAAGGTGGCAGGGCGGTCTCCCGCACTGTTGAAGCCATGAACAAGATTGCCGAGAAGATTTCCATTATCGAGGAAATAGCCCGCCAGACCAACCTGCTTGCGCTGAACGCCGCCATTGAGGCCGCGCGGGCCGGAGAACACGGCAAGGGCTTTGCGGTGGTCGCATCGGAAGTACGCAAGCTTGCCGAACGTTCGGGTGAGGCCGCAGCCGAGATAAGCGAGCTGTCATCCTCAAGTGTTCAGGTGGCGCAGGCTGCCGGTGAGATGCTGAACAAGATTGTGCCTGACATTCAAAAAACGGCGAACCTTGTGCAGGAAATTGCCGCAGCCAGCAACGAGCAGAATTCCGGAGCCGAACAGATCAACAAGGCCATACAGCAGCTCGACACGGTTGTGCAGCAGAACGCATCGGCATCCGAAGAAATGGCATCCACTTCGGAAGAGTTGGCTTCGCAGGCTGAACAGCTCATGCAGAACATTGCCTTCTTCAAGATTGACCATCACAGCGGCTCTTCGGTGCATGCTCAGGCCCCCAGACAGGTTAAGGCCGGCTATGCGCAGCCCGCAAGAAACAAGGCGGGCGGAGGAGCCGGAAAGCCCCGTAAGCTGGCCGCTTCCGGCAAGTCTTCCGGCGGGGCATCGGGCGCATCATCCGGCGCAGGCATTGCGCTGGATATGAAGGAAGCGTCAGATGATGATTTTGAACGCTTCTAG
- a CDS encoding HlyD family type I secretion periplasmic adaptor subunit, with product MNGSHLQLDTTTRAFLWLCMAGCVAFLLWASVGRLDIVSLAEGEVVPSSLVKRVQHLEGGIIREIKVREGEVVTQGQELVELEGTQQGSSVEEVRVRLESLRVDILRYQAMSNLAADLVVPMNIQATLPDKVAAARRLFASSMDTLAGQLAERRQQIIQSEQEVRSVTVRIEKQRDALVLLRKEMKITEELFKEQLATELKYIQLQREVNNLESRIEQDKAQLGKMRSQYSEAVTAADRVESQFREKAREDERRAQQEYDELSERMKKFEDTLKRTVLRSPVDGVVKQLAFAAPGEVVEPGGTVMTIVPTSDKLVVEAHLPVNDIGYVALGQDVRISLTSADARRFGRIKGSVARISPDVVVDRQGKTFYKVRIETENSCFERGNNRYCLYPGMVVACSIHTGSRTVLEYILSPFMSSLTFSMQER from the coding sequence ATGAACGGTTCCCATCTGCAGCTGGATACCACAACGCGGGCCTTCCTGTGGCTCTGTATGGCGGGGTGTGTTGCCTTTCTCCTCTGGGCGAGCGTGGGCAGGCTGGATATCGTGAGTCTGGCCGAGGGCGAGGTGGTTCCATCCTCGCTGGTCAAGCGGGTTCAGCATCTGGAAGGGGGAATCATACGGGAAATCAAGGTGCGCGAGGGCGAGGTGGTCACGCAGGGGCAGGAACTTGTGGAACTGGAAGGAACCCAGCAGGGGTCATCAGTCGAGGAAGTGCGTGTCCGGCTTGAATCGCTGCGTGTAGACATTCTCCGGTATCAGGCAATGTCCAATCTGGCTGCTGATCTGGTGGTACCCATGAATATTCAGGCGACCCTGCCCGATAAGGTGGCCGCCGCGCGCAGACTGTTTGCTTCTTCCATGGACACTCTGGCAGGGCAGCTGGCCGAGCGGCGGCAGCAGATCATCCAGAGTGAGCAGGAGGTTCGCAGTGTGACGGTGCGTATCGAAAAGCAGCGCGATGCGCTGGTACTGCTGCGCAAAGAAATGAAGATAACGGAAGAACTTTTCAAGGAACAGCTGGCGACAGAGCTGAAGTATATTCAGCTGCAGCGCGAAGTAAACAATCTCGAAAGCCGCATCGAGCAGGATAAAGCCCAGTTGGGGAAAATGCGTTCGCAATATTCGGAGGCGGTTACCGCGGCGGATCGTGTGGAATCACAGTTCCGTGAAAAGGCCCGCGAGGATGAACGCAGGGCGCAGCAGGAATACGACGAACTCTCCGAGCGCATGAAGAAGTTTGAGGATACCCTGAAGCGGACAGTGCTGCGTTCGCCCGTGGACGGTGTGGTGAAGCAATTGGCTTTTGCCGCTCCCGGAGAAGTCGTGGAGCCGGGCGGCACCGTAATGACCATTGTTCCCACAAGTGACAAGCTGGTTGTGGAGGCGCACCTTCCGGTCAATGATATAGGCTATGTGGCTCTCGGGCAGGATGTCAGAATATCGTTGACCTCGGCAGATGCACGGCGTTTCGGTCGCATTAAGGGTTCCGTTGCCCGCATATCACCTGATGTGGTCGTGGACAGGCAGGGCAAGACATTCTACAAGGTGCGTATAGAGACAGAAAATTCCTGCTTTGAGCGTGGAAATAACCGCTACTGCCTCTATCCCGGCATGGTTGTCGCGTGTTCCATACATACCGGATCTCGCACAGTGCTTGAGTATATTCTTTCTCCCTTCATGTCGTCTCTTACCTTCTCCATGCAGGAGCGCTGA